In Thermotoga sp. Ku-13t, one genomic interval encodes:
- a CDS encoding ABC transporter permease: MRLFLALIDIFTNPAFYKLTLTAATPLIFASLGGVFSEITGVVNIALEGIMLMGAFVSVVFTWLTGNAWIGVLFAVFVGVGMAWLHAWASITWRGNQIVSGTALILLAQGLTGFLMEPIFGRPGQTDIVGKIPEVKIPLLMKNRFLAQSIGELSPMIYMAFASVAITWFIIYKTKLGLRMRSVGENPEAADTLGVNVYAVRYFGVLMSGVMASLGGAFLSVGEVGNFRELMTGGRGFIALAAMILGNWNPVGAMWASLLFGFSEAFANQLQSSPLLRVASTTKPLFNMFPFIVTLIVIAGFIGKTRPPAADGVPYEK, encoded by the coding sequence ATGAGACTCTTCCTGGCTCTGATAGATATATTCACCAACCCCGCGTTCTACAAACTCACGCTGACGGCTGCTACACCCTTGATCTTCGCTTCCTTGGGAGGAGTTTTCAGCGAAATAACGGGTGTTGTGAACATCGCTCTGGAAGGCATCATGCTCATGGGTGCGTTCGTCTCGGTCGTCTTCACCTGGCTCACGGGCAACGCATGGATCGGTGTGCTCTTCGCCGTCTTCGTGGGAGTGGGGATGGCCTGGTTGCATGCGTGGGCGAGCATAACCTGGAGGGGAAACCAGATAGTCTCCGGTACCGCGCTGATACTCTTAGCGCAGGGATTGACAGGTTTTTTGATGGAACCAATATTCGGCAGGCCGGGTCAGACAGATATCGTGGGCAAGATTCCGGAAGTTAAGATTCCTTTATTGATGAAGAACAGGTTCCTGGCGCAGTCCATCGGAGAGCTGAGCCCGATGATTTACATGGCCTTCGCCTCCGTGGCGATCACCTGGTTCATCATATACAAAACCAAACTCGGATTGAGAATGAGGTCTGTGGGGGAAAATCCTGAGGCTGCCGATACGCTGGGTGTCAACGTGTATGCGGTGAGGTATTTCGGCGTTCTGATGAGCGGCGTAATGGCTTCGCTGGGTGGAGCGTTTCTGAGCGTTGGGGAAGTGGGTAACTTCCGCGAACTGATGACTGGTGGGCGAGGTTTCATAGCGCTCGCTGCAATGATACTGGGCAACTGGAATCCGGTGGGTGCCATGTGGGCGAGCCTGTTGTTTGGTTTTTCCGAAGCGTTCGCTAACCAGCTTCAAAGCAGTCCTTTGCTGAGGGTTGCATCCACGACGAAACCGCTGTTCAACATGTTCCCGTTCATCGTCACCTTGATCGTGATCGCAGGTTTCATCGGCAAGACGCGGCCACCTGCAGCAGACGGAGTACCGTACGAAAAGTGA
- a CDS encoding endonuclease MutS2, protein MEVHTLERLEYDKFLSLLSSYAVTQLGKKFVRALKPKKDPTHELKFVEEVIELVKSSHNLLSNNVQSADVEDVLDKLNAGSVLEPQQLLRLADAIAVTKVLKERLERLPDQFTIKELARSVEPAMDIVSEIHRCIDPNGLIKDGASEKLREIRQQIKNSLEEVKRRSDAFIKTNRTLLQDPICVLKDGRHVFPVKASHRGQVRGIVHGVSASSATCFVEPDEFVPLNNKLYELREEEAKEINRILRELTGLVRQNAKRIEAGLNFVATIDSIHARASFAVDYEAIVVYPSSRRMVHLVQARHPLLDRSRLVPIDLSLPTNKSGLILTGPNTGGKTVSLKTVGLFCCMMKAAIPLPCAHGTEIFGFDSVFVDVGDEQSIEQNLSTFSSHLRNVILALQRANENSLVLIDELGAGTDPVEGAALGLAIIERLKQIGCKFIVTTHLTPIKLHAVNDESLVSASLEFDPETLKPTYRILMGVVGGSHALEIAQKLGLDESVLQMARDYLGKDYVEVARVVEEYQKQLVLTKKRIEDLEKERLQLEKVKQEYEQKYQELKQKKIEELDRELKQLYDYIKQAKKQVDETIRSIKSKEDLASLKSASKHFEDHAAKVRQLQFEQEVVSDSQIDVGDTVRLRNGEAVGKVVEKRGDRYIVDFNGLRLEARKRNLVKVEQVLQQEEVSLSVSFELKKPEIDVRGLTVEEAEPLVEKFIDDLCLSDFKVGYIIHGKGTGRLAVGIWQILRRDPRVKRYRFGTPNEGGTGVTVVEV, encoded by the coding sequence TCGCTGCTCTCATCGTACGCGGTGACACAGCTTGGAAAAAAGTTCGTGCGCGCTTTGAAACCAAAAAAAGATCCCACACACGAATTGAAGTTTGTGGAAGAAGTTATAGAACTGGTCAAATCGTCGCACAACCTTTTGTCCAACAACGTGCAGAGCGCGGACGTGGAAGATGTGCTCGATAAACTCAATGCTGGCTCTGTCCTTGAGCCGCAACAGCTTTTGAGATTGGCGGACGCCATCGCCGTGACAAAGGTTTTGAAAGAAAGGCTCGAAAGACTCCCGGATCAGTTCACGATAAAAGAACTGGCTCGGAGCGTAGAACCAGCCATGGATATCGTTTCAGAGATCCACAGATGTATCGATCCGAACGGACTGATCAAAGACGGGGCCTCTGAGAAGCTGAGAGAGATAAGGCAGCAAATCAAGAATTCTCTGGAAGAGGTAAAAAGAAGAAGCGATGCCTTCATCAAGACAAACAGGACGCTTCTTCAAGATCCCATCTGCGTTTTGAAAGATGGAAGACACGTTTTCCCTGTCAAGGCGAGTCACAGAGGGCAGGTCAGAGGCATAGTGCACGGTGTTTCCGCTTCGTCCGCCACCTGCTTTGTCGAGCCGGACGAGTTCGTACCTCTGAACAACAAACTGTACGAGCTGAGAGAGGAAGAAGCGAAAGAGATAAACAGAATTCTGAGGGAACTGACTGGCCTTGTGAGGCAGAACGCGAAGCGCATAGAAGCAGGTCTCAACTTCGTTGCGACGATAGATTCCATTCACGCGAGAGCCTCGTTCGCGGTCGATTATGAGGCCATCGTGGTTTATCCATCCTCACGAAGGATGGTGCATCTGGTTCAGGCAAGACATCCGTTGCTCGACCGCTCGAGGTTGGTACCCATAGATCTTTCGCTTCCAACGAACAAATCCGGTCTCATTTTGACAGGTCCCAACACCGGTGGTAAAACAGTTTCACTGAAAACCGTGGGCCTGTTTTGCTGCATGATGAAGGCTGCCATACCTCTGCCCTGCGCACATGGTACGGAGATATTCGGATTCGATAGCGTGTTCGTCGACGTCGGAGACGAGCAGAGTATCGAGCAGAACCTCAGCACCTTTTCATCACACCTGCGAAACGTAATACTCGCTCTCCAGAGGGCGAACGAAAACAGTCTGGTCCTGATCGACGAGCTCGGCGCCGGGACCGACCCGGTTGAAGGTGCGGCACTGGGCCTCGCCATCATAGAGCGTTTGAAACAGATTGGTTGCAAGTTCATCGTGACCACACACCTCACGCCGATCAAGCTCCACGCCGTGAACGACGAGAGCCTGGTCAGTGCTTCCCTCGAGTTTGACCCTGAAACGCTGAAACCGACCTACCGCATACTCATGGGCGTTGTCGGTGGTTCTCACGCACTCGAAATAGCGCAAAAACTTGGTCTGGATGAATCTGTCCTGCAGATGGCCAGAGATTACCTCGGCAAAGACTATGTCGAGGTGGCCAGGGTCGTGGAAGAGTATCAAAAACAGCTCGTGCTCACAAAGAAGAGGATAGAGGATCTTGAAAAAGAAAGGCTCCAGCTGGAAAAGGTAAAGCAAGAGTATGAACAAAAATATCAGGAGCTCAAGCAAAAGAAGATTGAAGAACTAGACAGAGAATTGAAACAGCTGTACGACTACATAAAACAGGCGAAGAAGCAGGTCGACGAAACCATAAGATCCATAAAGAGTAAAGAAGATCTAGCGAGTTTGAAAAGCGCTTCGAAACACTTCGAAGACCACGCGGCGAAAGTTAGACAGCTACAGTTCGAGCAGGAAGTGGTTTCAGATTCTCAGATAGACGTTGGAGATACCGTGAGACTGAGAAACGGCGAGGCTGTTGGAAAAGTCGTTGAAAAGAGAGGAGATAGGTACATCGTCGATTTCAACGGTCTCAGGCTCGAGGCGCGCAAGAGAAATCTGGTCAAGGTGGAACAGGTCTTACAGCAGGAAGAAGTGAGTCTCTCCGTCAGTTTCGAGCTGAAAAAACCAGAGATAGATGTGCGGGGCCTCACGGTCGAAGAGGCCGAACCGCTGGTGGAGAAATTCATAGACGATCTGTGTCTTTCGGACTTCAAGGTCGGCTACATCATACACGGGAAAGGCACGGGGAGGCTCGCTGTAGGGATCTGGCAGATTCTGAGGAGAGATCCCAGGGTGAAACGCTACAGGTTCGGCACACCGAACGAGGGTGGAACGGGTGTGACGGTGGTCGAGGTATGA
- a CDS encoding cell division protein FtsA gives MKSVFALDIGTRKVAGLIGMFEDEVLTVVDYEAIEHPVRSMLDGQIHDIKSVARIIEKVKKNLENRNDTVLEEVAVAVAGRFLKTQIVEATMKIPNRPIDEKILKELEAQALENVNFASDSTSRLYCAGYSVLEYKLDGFWIKNPLGHRGEELYTKLIVAMLPNQVIDAMISALHLAGLRCSFLTLEPMAVFEIALPDELRFLNVALVDIGAGTSDIAIAKAGTVLGYDMVPLAGDEVTEAIARHYLLDFKTAETLKRNIESLQFMEVRNITGETIFVERSEFERVIEPTVTEIAESIAERIEALNLGNPSAVLLVGGGAKLSSLRAKLAERLKLPKERVALRSVEELETVRSIKEGFVGSEYVTLAGIAYMKAKELGSVYDVARLNGEEVRVLRLNKNPTVLQLLTQAGYSLKELIGVVQPPVQYRVNGEEKMVQGFVKKKFRVKLNGRECALHETLKTGDEVVVEPVEVGNVELPRLKDLIKPIRVFFNGNEVFQTLPEVHVNGKKVEDLERVIRDGDDILIAWPKKEEIEQLLKEKLGSVSCTIDGETKRVDRYRLALQKIEEGESEILYYFEGGETRIKDLLPEPGSVTVKFNGRELKIFQKNHIVLVDGEYVSSDRPLWDGMKLQLSKFEPIVADVLASVEIDLKNLKDYTLTLNGKPASFLDRIKDGDELNFVARSKSLDEPKAPSEPAVQ, from the coding sequence ATGAAAAGCGTTTTCGCGCTGGATATTGGAACGAGGAAAGTGGCAGGTCTCATAGGAATGTTTGAAGATGAGGTTTTGACCGTCGTCGATTACGAAGCAATTGAGCATCCTGTGAGGAGCATGCTGGACGGTCAGATACACGACATCAAGAGTGTCGCTAGGATAATCGAAAAGGTGAAGAAGAACCTCGAGAATCGCAACGACACGGTGCTTGAAGAGGTTGCGGTCGCAGTTGCTGGAAGGTTTTTGAAAACGCAGATCGTGGAAGCCACCATGAAGATACCAAACCGTCCAATCGACGAGAAGATCCTCAAAGAACTCGAAGCACAAGCACTGGAAAATGTGAATTTCGCGAGCGATTCGACCAGTAGGCTTTACTGCGCGGGCTATTCAGTTCTGGAATACAAGCTGGATGGATTCTGGATCAAGAATCCCCTCGGACACAGAGGAGAAGAACTCTACACGAAACTGATCGTTGCAATGTTGCCGAATCAGGTCATAGACGCGATGATCAGCGCCTTGCATTTGGCAGGGTTGCGGTGTTCTTTCTTGACGCTTGAGCCCATGGCGGTGTTCGAAATAGCGTTGCCCGATGAGCTTAGGTTTCTGAACGTGGCCCTGGTGGACATCGGTGCCGGAACCAGCGACATCGCGATCGCGAAGGCTGGCACCGTGCTCGGCTACGACATGGTCCCACTCGCAGGCGATGAGGTGACCGAGGCAATAGCCAGGCATTACCTGCTCGATTTCAAGACTGCAGAAACGCTCAAAAGGAACATTGAATCTTTGCAGTTCATGGAGGTCAGGAACATCACAGGTGAGACCATCTTCGTGGAAAGATCAGAATTCGAAAGAGTTATAGAACCGACCGTCACAGAGATCGCAGAAAGCATAGCCGAACGCATTGAAGCTCTGAACCTGGGCAATCCGAGCGCGGTTTTACTGGTAGGAGGTGGGGCCAAACTTTCGTCGCTGAGGGCAAAGCTCGCTGAACGGCTCAAACTTCCGAAGGAACGTGTGGCCCTGAGGTCGGTTGAGGAACTGGAGACGGTGAGGTCCATCAAGGAAGGTTTTGTCGGCAGCGAGTACGTGACGCTCGCCGGGATTGCATACATGAAGGCAAAAGAACTCGGTTCTGTCTACGACGTGGCCCGGCTCAACGGCGAAGAAGTGAGAGTTCTGAGGCTGAACAAAAACCCGACCGTCCTGCAGTTGCTCACCCAGGCGGGTTACAGTTTGAAGGAACTCATAGGCGTGGTCCAACCACCCGTTCAGTACAGAGTCAACGGTGAAGAGAAGATGGTGCAAGGTTTTGTGAAGAAGAAGTTCCGTGTGAAACTCAACGGCAGAGAATGTGCCCTGCACGAGACTCTTAAAACGGGAGACGAAGTTGTGGTGGAACCAGTGGAAGTGGGAAACGTGGAGCTTCCAAGACTGAAGGATCTGATCAAACCGATTCGGGTCTTCTTCAACGGGAACGAAGTCTTCCAAACTCTGCCAGAGGTTCACGTCAACGGTAAAAAGGTGGAAGATCTCGAGCGAGTCATCAGAGATGGTGACGACATCCTGATCGCGTGGCCAAAGAAGGAAGAGATAGAGCAACTTCTGAAAGAAAAACTCGGTTCTGTGAGCTGTACCATCGATGGGGAAACGAAGCGGGTGGATAGGTACAGATTGGCCCTACAGAAGATCGAAGAGGGCGAATCGGAAATACTGTACTACTTTGAGGGTGGAGAGACACGGATAAAAGATCTGCTCCCGGAACCTGGTTCTGTAACGGTGAAGTTCAACGGCAGGGAATTGAAGATCTTTCAGAAGAATCATATCGTCCTGGTGGATGGTGAGTACGTCAGTTCGGACAGACCGCTCTGGGACGGAATGAAGCTGCAACTTTCAAAGTTTGAACCCATCGTGGCTGACGTTCTGGCCAGCGTGGAAATAGATCTGAAGAACCTCAAGGATTACACACTCACACTCAACGGAAAACCTGCGAGCTTCCTCGATCGAATCAAAGATGGAGACGAACTGAACTTCGTTGCGAGATCAAAAAGTCTCGACGAACCCAAAGCGCCATCTGAACCTGCCGTTCAGTAA